A section of the Sedimentisphaera cyanobacteriorum genome encodes:
- the rpoC gene encoding DNA-directed RNA polymerase subunit beta': protein MIEPGFEKINNFDSVKITLASPDDIRSWSFGEVKKPETINYRTYRAEKEGLFCERIFGPERDYECACGRHKGTKFKGIICERCGVKVAPSRVRRKRMGHITLAAPVVHIWFFKAMPSRLSTLLGFKTSDLEKIVYFQDYVVIDPGDTPLVENQLLSEEEYRDALGKYGREFRASMGAEAVEELVDKLDLELLSVELHEQINSTGSKQKINELSKRLKTVNALRESGNDPRNMIMKVLPVIPPDLRPLVMLESGNFATSDLNDLYRRIINRNNRLAKLMDLNAPEVIIRNEKRMLQQAVDALLDNNRCRRPVVGSNSRALKSLTDMIKGKQGRFRENLLGKRVDYSARSVIVVGPWLKLNQCGLPKKIALELYQPFIIRRLREKGYADTVKSAKRMLERREDCVWDILEEVIYQHPILLNRAPTLHRMGIQAFEPVLVEGNAIHLHPLACKGFNADFDGDQMAVHLPLSSEAQVEAHTLILATNNIFSPANGSPNLTPSQDIVLGIYYLTTVVPGEKGEGMIFRDTYEAISAYDRGVVSAHAKVKVRLPEGKEFMDEKGVREGGVVDTTAGRCLFNDMFSIEIPFFNLLMSSKQLGKVISECYQRIGSGATVDILDKVKDLGFKYAALAGLSFGITDLKVPETKTEILDKSQKEVDKISKNYSDGLLTETERKNQIIDVWTHARIEVTNAMLDSLQSDTRDGKPYLNPIWVMRHSGARGSVDQIMQLAGMRALMAKPSGEIIETPIKSNFREGLNVLEYFSSTHGARKGLADTALKTADSGYLTRKLADVAQNVIVTEDDCGTLQGVTKTTVYKDEAVDIPLSAMIVGRTARDNIKDPIRDEMIVAENEIITPKAAAKIEELGLDSIRVRSALTCDAREGVCAKCYGWDMSKSREVEKGMAVGIVAAQSIGEPGTQLTMRTFHTGGIASRAVVEDAQKAARGGTIKYRDIKYVTVSSEKGEEYVCLKRKSELAIVDERERELEKYPVEYGYFIQVKDGQKVKKGQKLFRWDPHRIPILAEVDGRIRLHDIIEGETIRIEEERKGQKPYPVVIEHKGDRHPQVVIEDETGKILDVHYLPAKARIGVEDGQEVKAGALLARLPRASDGTQDITGGLPRVTEIFEARKPKEPAAMAEISGVVELQRERRRGKITITVRNEQSGLEREHHVPRDRHLNVHAGDTVQAGDPLTQGPLVPHDILRIKGEEALQGYLLNEIQNVYRAQNVKINDKHVEIIISQMLRKVEIDTVGDSGFLPGEVVDKSEFKRVNAALASELIITDPGDTDLKEGQKVSKEELSKANEKVELLVGEPAKGKRPQPATANTLLLGITKSSLRSESFISAASFQETTKVLTEASLSGRIDKLRGLKENVILGRLIPAGTGFKDYEKLNVVYNAEEPIPEEIKESKDAEAAADAAIREALGL, encoded by the coding sequence ATGATAGAACCTGGTTTTGAAAAAATTAATAATTTCGACTCAGTTAAGATTACCCTTGCCAGCCCAGATGATATCAGGAGCTGGTCTTTCGGGGAAGTTAAAAAACCTGAGACGATTAACTACAGAACATATCGTGCGGAAAAGGAAGGTCTGTTCTGTGAGAGGATATTCGGGCCTGAAAGGGACTACGAATGTGCCTGCGGCAGACATAAAGGCACAAAGTTTAAGGGAATCATTTGCGAACGCTGCGGTGTTAAAGTGGCTCCGAGCCGTGTGAGAAGAAAACGCATGGGGCATATAACACTCGCCGCACCCGTGGTGCATATATGGTTCTTTAAGGCTATGCCCAGCAGGCTCAGCACGCTTCTGGGCTTCAAAACAAGCGACCTCGAAAAAATCGTTTACTTCCAGGATTATGTAGTAATCGACCCGGGAGATACTCCTCTGGTGGAGAATCAGCTTCTAAGCGAAGAGGAATACCGTGATGCTCTGGGCAAATACGGCAGGGAATTCAGAGCCTCTATGGGTGCTGAAGCAGTAGAAGAGCTTGTTGACAAGCTCGACCTCGAGCTTCTAAGCGTTGAACTGCACGAGCAGATTAACAGCACTGGAAGCAAGCAGAAGATTAACGAGCTCAGCAAAAGGCTCAAAACTGTAAATGCACTGCGTGAGAGCGGCAACGACCCGCGCAATATGATTATGAAGGTTCTCCCTGTTATACCGCCGGACTTGAGACCGCTGGTTATGCTCGAAAGCGGAAACTTCGCAACAAGCGACCTCAACGACCTCTACAGGCGAATCATCAACAGAAACAACAGACTCGCCAAACTTATGGACTTAAACGCTCCTGAAGTTATTATACGCAATGAGAAGCGTATGCTTCAGCAGGCTGTAGATGCCCTGCTGGACAACAACAGGTGCAGAAGGCCGGTAGTAGGCAGCAACAGCAGAGCACTTAAATCGCTTACTGATATGATTAAGGGCAAGCAGGGGCGTTTCCGTGAGAACCTCCTCGGTAAGCGTGTGGATTATTCTGCCCGCTCTGTGATTGTTGTTGGCCCGTGGCTGAAACTCAATCAGTGCGGACTGCCCAAGAAGATTGCCCTTGAGCTTTATCAGCCGTTTATAATACGCAGACTCCGCGAGAAGGGATATGCTGATACAGTTAAAAGCGCAAAAAGAATGCTTGAACGCAGGGAAGACTGCGTATGGGATATTCTCGAAGAGGTGATTTACCAGCATCCGATTCTTCTCAACCGCGCTCCGACCCTGCACCGAATGGGTATTCAGGCGTTTGAGCCTGTATTGGTAGAGGGTAATGCGATACACCTCCATCCGCTTGCCTGTAAAGGCTTCAATGCGGACTTCGACGGCGACCAAATGGCTGTGCACCTTCCGCTCAGCAGTGAAGCGCAGGTTGAAGCGCATACGCTTATACTTGCTACGAACAATATTTTCTCGCCGGCAAACGGCTCTCCAAACCTTACCCCATCGCAGGATATCGTGCTGGGAATCTACTACCTTACAACTGTAGTACCAGGCGAGAAGGGCGAGGGAATGATTTTCCGCGATACTTATGAGGCGATTAGTGCTTACGACAGGGGCGTAGTTTCTGCTCATGCCAAGGTTAAAGTTCGCCTGCCTGAGGGTAAGGAATTTATGGATGAAAAAGGAGTCCGTGAGGGCGGCGTCGTAGATACCACCGCAGGAAGGTGTCTTTTCAACGATATGTTCTCTATTGAGATACCCTTCTTCAATCTCCTTATGAGCAGCAAGCAGCTTGGGAAGGTGATTAGCGAGTGCTATCAGAGAATAGGCAGCGGTGCTACCGTTGATATTCTCGATAAGGTAAAGGATCTGGGCTTCAAGTATGCAGCTCTTGCGGGGCTCAGCTTTGGTATTACAGATTTGAAAGTCCCTGAAACAAAGACGGAGATCCTCGATAAATCGCAGAAAGAAGTAGATAAAATTTCCAAAAACTACTCCGACGGCCTGCTTACCGAAACAGAACGCAAGAACCAGATTATCGACGTTTGGACTCACGCAAGGATTGAAGTTACAAACGCTATGCTCGACAGCCTCCAGAGCGATACAAGAGACGGCAAGCCTTATCTCAATCCGATTTGGGTAATGAGGCACTCCGGAGCTCGAGGCAGTGTAGATCAGATTATGCAGCTTGCAGGTATGCGTGCTTTGATGGCCAAGCCCAGCGGCGAGATTATCGAAACGCCGATTAAATCAAATTTCCGTGAAGGGCTTAACGTGCTTGAGTATTTCAGCTCCACCCACGGTGCTCGTAAAGGGCTGGCCGATACGGCTCTCAAGACAGCCGATTCAGGCTATCTAACTCGAAAGCTTGCTGATGTTGCGCAGAATGTTATCGTAACCGAAGACGACTGCGGAACGCTCCAAGGGGTTACCAAAACTACAGTTTACAAAGATGAGGCCGTTGATATCCCGCTAAGCGCTATGATTGTAGGAAGAACGGCAAGGGATAATATCAAAGACCCGATTCGCGACGAGATGATCGTTGCTGAGAACGAGATTATAACTCCAAAAGCAGCAGCGAAGATTGAAGAGCTCGGTCTTGATTCAATAAGGGTTCGAAGCGCACTTACTTGCGATGCCAGAGAAGGCGTATGTGCAAAATGCTACGGCTGGGATATGAGCAAGAGCCGCGAGGTGGAGAAAGGTATGGCAGTGGGAATTGTTGCCGCTCAGTCTATCGGCGAGCCCGGGACTCAGCTCACGATGCGTACCTTCCATACAGGCGGCATTGCATCTCGTGCAGTAGTTGAAGACGCCCAAAAGGCTGCCAGAGGCGGTACTATAAAGTATCGTGATATCAAGTATGTTACGGTAAGCTCCGAGAAGGGCGAGGAATACGTCTGTCTGAAGAGGAAGTCTGAGCTGGCTATTGTAGATGAAAGAGAGCGTGAGCTTGAGAAGTATCCTGTCGAATACGGCTACTTCATTCAGGTTAAAGACGGGCAGAAAGTGAAAAAAGGGCAGAAGCTCTTCCGCTGGGACCCACACCGTATCCCGATTCTTGCCGAGGTTGACGGCCGCATTCGTCTGCACGATATAATCGAAGGCGAAACTATTCGAATCGAAGAAGAACGAAAGGGACAGAAGCCCTATCCGGTGGTTATCGAACACAAAGGCGACAGGCACCCGCAGGTTGTTATCGAAGATGAAACAGGAAAAATTCTTGACGTGCATTATCTGCCTGCAAAGGCTCGTATCGGCGTTGAAGACGGGCAGGAAGTGAAGGCAGGTGCTCTGCTTGCAAGGCTACCGAGAGCCTCAGACGGTACGCAGGATATTACAGGCGGTCTGCCTCGTGTTACGGAAATCTTCGAGGCGAGAAAGCCCAAAGAACCAGCAGCAATGGCTGAGATTTCTGGTGTTGTCGAGCTTCAGCGTGAACGCAGAAGAGGCAAGATAACAATCACTGTACGCAATGAGCAGTCCGGTCTTGAAAGAGAGCACCATGTCCCCAGAGACAGGCACCTGAATGTTCACGCAGGAGATACTGTTCAGGCCGGCGACCCGCTCACTCAGGGCCCGCTTGTACCTCACGACATCTTGAGAATCAAAGGCGAAGAGGCTCTTCAGGGCTATCTGCTCAACGAGATTCAGAACGTTTATCGTGCACAGAATGTTAAGATCAACGATAAGCACGTTGAAATAATCATCTCTCAGATGCTTCGCAAAGTTGAGATTGATACCGTTGGAGACAGCGGCTTCCTCCCGGGAGAGGTTGTCGATAAGAGCGAATTTAAGCGTGTTAATGCTGCTCTTGCAAGCGAGCTTATTATCACAGACCCGGGCGATACCGATCTAAAGGAAGGCCAGAAAGTGAGCAAAGAAGAGCTTTCAAAGGCCAACGAGAAGGTGGAGCTGCTCGTAGGCGAGCCGGCAAAGGGCAAACGTCCCCAGCCTGCTACAGCGAACACCCTGCTTCTCGGTATAACCAAGTCTTCTCTGAGGTCTGAGAGCTTTATCTCTGCTGCGAGTTTCCAGGAAACAACAAAAGTGTTGACTGAGGCATCATTAAGCGGTAGAATTGATAAACTGCGCGGTCTTAAAGAGAATGTAATTCTTGGAAGGCTCATACCGGCCGGTACTGGATTCAAGGACTACGAGAAACTGAATGTGGTTTACAATGCCGAAGAGCCTATTCCTGAAGAGATTAAGGAAAGCAAGGATGCAGAGGCCGCTGCTGATGCAGCTATAAGGGAAGCTCTTGGGCTTTAA